A single window of Onychomys torridus chromosome 8, mOncTor1.1, whole genome shotgun sequence DNA harbors:
- the Mink1 gene encoding misshapen-like kinase 1 isoform X3: MGDPAPARSLDDIDLSALRDPAGICELVEVVGNGTYGQVYKGRHVKTGQLAAIKVMDVTEDEEEEIKQEINMLKKYSHHRNIATYYGAFIKKSPPGNDDQLWLVMEFCGAGSVTDLVKNTKGNALKEDCIAYICREILRGLAHLHAHKVIHRDIKGQNVLLTENAEVKLVDFGVSAQLDRTVGRRNTFIGTPYWMAPEVIACDENPDATYDYRSDIWSLGITAIEMAEGAPPLCDMHPMRALFLIPRNPPPRLKSKKWSKKFTDFIDTCLIKTYLSRPPTEQLLKFPFIRDQPTERQVRIQLKDHIDRSRKKRGEKEETEYEYSGSEEEEDSHGEEGEPSSIMNVPGESTLRREFLRLQQENKSNSEALKQQQQQQQLQQQQQRDPEAHIKHLLHQRQRRIEEQKEERRRVEEQQRREREQRKLQEKEQQRRLEDMQALRREEERRQAEREQEYIRHRLEEEQRQLEILQQQLLQEQALLLEYKRKQLEEQRQSERLQRQLQQEHAYLKSLQQQQQQQQLQKQQQQQQILPGDRKPLYHYGRGINPADKPAWAREVEERARLNKQQNSPLAKTKPSSTGPEPPVSQASPSPPGPLSQTPPMQRPVEPQEGPHKSLVAHRVPLKPYAAPVPRSQSLQDQPTRNLAAFPASHDPDPAAVPTPTATPSARGAVIRQNSDPTSEGPGPSPNPPSWVRPDNEAPPKVPQRTSSIATALNTSGAGGSRPAQAVRARPRSNSAWQIYLQRRAERGTPKPPGPPAQPPGPPNASSNPDLRRSDPGWERSDSVLPASQGHLPQAGSLERNRNRVGASTKLDSSPVLSPGNKAKPEDHRSRPGRPASYKRAIGEDFVLLKERTLDEAPRPPKKAMDYSSSSEEVESSEDEEEEGDGEPSEGSRDTPGGRSDGDTDSVSTMVVHDVEEIAGTQPPYGGGTMVVQRTPEEERSLLLADSNGYTNLPDVVQPSHSPTESSQGQSPPAKDGGSDYQSRGLVKAPGKSSFTMFVDLGIYQPGGSGDTIPITALVGGEGGRLDQLQFDVRKGSVVNVNPTNTRAHSETPEIRKYKKRFNSEILCAALWGVNLLVGTENGLMLLDRSGQGKVYGLIGRRRFQQMDVLEGLNLLITISGKRNKLRVYYLSWLRNKILHNDPEVEKKQGWTTVGDMEGCGHYRVVKYERIKFLVIALKNSVEVYAWAPKPYHKFMAFKSFADLPHRPLLVDLTVEEGQRLKVIYGSSAGFHAVDVDSGNSYDIYIPVHIQSQITPHAIIFLPNTDGMEMLLCYEDEGVYVNTYGRIIKDVVLQWGEMPTSVAYICSNQIMGWGEKAIEIRSVETGHLDGVFMHKRAQRLKFLCERNDKVFFASVRSGGSSQVYFMTLNRNCIMNW, from the exons CTGTGAGCTGGTGGAGGTGGTTGGCAATGGAACCTATGGGCAGGTGTACAAG GGTCGGCATGTCAAGACTGGGCAGCTGGCTGCCATTAAGGTCATGGATGTCACAGAG gatgaggaggaagagatcaAACAGGAAATCAACATGTTAAAAAAGTACTCTCACCATCGTAATATTGCCACCTACTACGGGGCCTTTATCAAGAAAAGCCCTCCTGGGAACGATGACCAGCTCTGG CTGGTGATGGAGTTCTGTGGTGCTGGTTCGGTGACTGACCTGGTAAAGAACACCAAAGGGAACGCACTGAAGGAGGATTGCATCGCCTACATCTGCAGGGAAATTCTCAGG GGTCTTGCCCATCTCCATGCCCACAAGGTGATCCACCGAGATATCAAGGGGCAGAATGTGCTGCTGACAGAGAATGCTGAAGTCAAGCTAG TGGATTTTGGGGTGAGTGCTCAGCTGGACCGCACTGTGGGCAGGCGGAACACTTTCATTGGGACCCCATACTGGATGGCCCCAGAAGTCATTGCCTGTGATGAGAACCCTGATGCCACCTATGACTACAGG aGTGACATTTGGTCTCTAGGAATCACAGCCATCGAAATGGCAGAGGGAGCCCCCC CTCTGTGTGACATGCACCCCATGCGGGCTCTCTTCCTTATCCCTCGGAACCCTCCCCCCAGGCTCAAGTCAAAGAAATg GTCGAAGAAGTTCACTGACTTCATCGACACGTGTCTCATCAAGACTTACTTGAGCCGGCCCCCAACTGAACAGTTACTCAAGTTTCCCTTCATCCGAGACCAGCCCACAGAGCGGCAGGTCCGCATCCAGCTCAAGGACCACATTGACCGCTCCCGGAAGAAGCGGGGTGAGAAAG AGGAGACGGAATATGAGTACAGTGGtagtgaagaggaagaggacagcCATGGAGAGGAAGGCGAGCCAAG CTCCATCATGAATGTGCCTGGGGAGTCCACACTCCGCCGAGAATTCCTTCGACTCCAGCAGGAGAATAAGAGCAACTCGGAGGCtctaaagcagcagcagcagcagcagcagctgcagcagcagcagcagcgagaCCCCGAGGCACACATCAAACACCTGCTGCACCAGCGGCAGCGCCGCatagaggagcagaaggaggagcgGCGGCGCGTGGAGGAG CAACAGCGGCGGGAGCGAGAGCAGCGGAAGCTGCAGGAGAAGGAGCAGCAGCGGCGGCTGGAAGACATGCAGGCCCTGCGGCGAGAGGAGGAGAGGCGGCAGGCAGAGCGGGAGCAG gaataTATCCGTCACAGGCTAGAGGAGGAGCAGCGACAGCTCGAGATCCTTCAGCAACAGCTGCTCCAGGAACAGGCCCTGCTGCTG GAATACAAGCGGAAGCAGCTGGAGGAGCAGCGGCAGTCCGAGCGGCTCCAGAGACAGCTGCAGCAGGAGCATGCCTACCTCAAgtccctgcagcagcagcagcagcagcagcagctccagaagcagcagcagcagcagcaaatccTGCCTGGGGACAGGAAGCCCCTGTATCATTATGGTCGGGGCATTAATCCTGCTGACAAGCCAGCGTGGGCCCGAGAG GTGGAAGAGAGAGCAAGGCTGAATAAGCAGCAGAACTCTCCCTTGGCCAAGACGAAGCCAAGCAGTACGGGGCCAGAGCCCCCCGTCTCCCAGGCCTCTCCCAGCCCCCCAGGACCTCTTTCCCAAACTCCTCCTATGCAGAGGCCTGTGGAACCTCAGGAAGGACCGCACAAG AGCCTGGTGGCACACCGGGTCCCACTGAAGCCATATGCAGCACCTGTACCCCGATCCCAGTCCCTGCAGGACCAGCCCACTCGAAACCTGgctgccttccctgcctcccaCGACCCTGACCCTGCTGCCGTCCCCACACCCACTGCCACACCCAGTGCCCGAGGAGCCGTCATCCGCCAGAATTCAGACCCCACCTCGGAAGGGCCTGGCCCTAGCCCAAACCCCCCCTCCTGGGTCCGGCCTGATAATGAGGCTCCACCTAAG gttcctCAGAGGACCTCGTCTATTGCCACTGCCCTTAACACCAGTGGGGCCGGAGGGTCCCGGCCAGCTCAGGCTGTCCGTGCCAG ACCTCGCAGCAACTCCGCCTGGCAAATCTATCTGCAGAGGCGGGCAGAGCGGGGCACCCCCAAGCCTCCCGGGCCCCCAGCTCAGCCCCCTGGCCCGCCCAACGCCTCTAG TAACCCTGACCTCAGGAGGAGTGACCCTGGCTGGGAGCGCTCAGACAGTGTCCTCCCGGCCTCTCAGGGACACCTCCCTCAGGCTGGCTCACTGGAGCGAAACCGAAACCGTGTGGGAG cctccaCAAAACTGGACAGCTCCCCAGTGCTCTCCCCTGGGAAcaaagccaagcctgaagaccacCGTTCAAGGCCAGGCCGGCCCGCA AGCTATAAGCGAGCCATTGGTGAG GATTTTGTGTTGCTCAAAGAGCGGACCCTGGATGAGGCCCCTAGGCCTCCCAAGAAGGCCATGGACTACTCCTCATCCAGTGAGGAGGTGGAGAGCagtgaagatgaggaggaggaaggcgaTGGGGAGCCATCAGAGGGGAGCAGAGACACTCCTGGGGGCCG CAGTGATGGAGACACGGACAGCGTCAGCACCATGGTGGTTCACGATGTTGAGGAGATAGCCGGGACCCAGCCCCCGTATGGGGGAGGCACCATGGTGGTCCAGCGT ACTCCCGAAGAGGAGCGAAGTCTGCTGCTCGCTGACAGCAATGGCTACACAAACCTGCCAGATGTGGTCCAGCCCAGCCACTCCCCCACTGAGAGCAGCCAAGGTCAAAGCCCTCCCGCAAAGGATGGAGGCAGTGAT TACCAGTCTCGTGGGTTGGTAAAGGCCCCTGGGAAGAGCTCTTTCACCATGTTTGTGGATCTAGGGATCTACCAGCCCGGAGGCAGTGGGGATACCATCCCGATCACAG CCCTAGTAGGTGGAGAGGGTGGTCGTCTTGATCAGCTGCAGTTTGATGTGAGGAAGGGCTCTGTGGTCAACGTCAACCCCACCAACACCCGGGCTCATAGTGAAACTCCTGAGATTCGCAAGTACAAGAAGCGATTCAATTCAGAGATCCTCTGTGCAGCCCTCTGGG GGGTCAACCTCCTGGTGGGCACAGAGAACGGGCTGATGTTGCTGGACCGAAGCGGGCAGGGCAAAGTGTATGGACTCATTGGGCGGCGACGCTTCCAGCAGATGGATGTCCTGGAAGGCCTCAACTTGCTCATCACCATCTCAG GGAAAAGGAACAAACTTCGGGTATATTACCTGTCCTGGCTTCGGAATAAGATTCTGCACAATGACCCAGAGGTGGAGAAGAAGCAAGGGTGGACCACTGTGGGGGACATGGAGGGCTGCGGCCACTATCGTGTTG TGAAATATGAGCGTATTAAGTTCCTGGTCATCGCCCTGAAGAACTCCGTGGAGGTGTATGCCTGGGCTCCCAAACCCTACCACAAATTCATGGCCTTCAAG TCCTTTGCCGACCTCCCTCACCGCCCTCTGCTGGTGGACCTGACCGTAGAGGAGGGCCAGCGGCTCAAGGTCATCTATGGCTCCAGTGCCGGCTTCCATGCTGTGGATGTTGACTCTGGGAACAGCTACGACATCTACATCCCTGTCCAT ATCCAGAGCCAGATCACGCCCCATGCCATCATCTTCCTCCCCAACACTGACGGCATGGAGATGCTGCTGTGCTATGAAGATGAGGGTGTCTACGTCAACACTTATGGGCGGATCATCAAGGATGTGGTGCTGCAGTGGGGAGAGATGCCCACCTCTGTGG CCTACATCTGCTCCAACCAGATAATGGGCTGGGGTGAGAAAGCCATTGAGATCCGCTCAGTGGAGACAGGCCACCTGGATGGGGTCTTCATGCACAAGCGAGCCCAGAGACTCAAGTTCCTGTGTGAGCGGAATGATAAG GTATTTTTTGCCTCAGTCCGCTCTGGGGGAAGCAGCCAAGTTTACTTTATGACTCTGAACCGTAACTGCATCATGAACTGGTGA
- the Mink1 gene encoding misshapen-like kinase 1 isoform X9 produces MGDPAPARSLDDIDLSALRDPAGICELVEVVGNGTYGQVYKGRHVKTGQLAAIKVMDVTEDEEEEIKQEINMLKKYSHHRNIATYYGAFIKKSPPGNDDQLWLVMEFCGAGSVTDLVKNTKGNALKEDCIAYICREILRGLAHLHAHKVIHRDIKGQNVLLTENAEVKLVDFGVSAQLDRTVGRRNTFIGTPYWMAPEVIACDENPDATYDYRSDIWSLGITAIEMAEGAPPLCDMHPMRALFLIPRNPPPRLKSKKWSKKFTDFIDTCLIKTYLSRPPTEQLLKFPFIRDQPTERQVRIQLKDHIDRSRKKRGEKEETEYEYSGSEEEEDSHGEEGEPSSIMNVPGESTLRREFLRLQQENKSNSEALKQQQQQQQLQQQQQRDPEAHIKHLLHQRQRRIEEQKEERRRVEEQQRREREQRKLQEKEQQRRLEDMQALRREEERRQAEREQEYKRKQLEEQRQSERLQRQLQQEHAYLKSLQQQQQQQQLQKQQQQQQILPGDRKPLYHYGRGINPADKPAWAREVEERARLNKQQNSPLAKTKPSSTGPEPPVSQASPSPPGPLSQTPPMQRPVEPQEGPHKSLVAHRVPLKPYAAPVPRSQSLQDQPTRNLAAFPASHDPDPAAVPTPTATPSARGAVIRQNSDPTSEGPGPSPNPPSWVRPDNEAPPKVPQRTSSIATALNTSGAGGSRPAQAVRARPRSNSAWQIYLQRRAERGTPKPPGPPAQPPGPPNASSNPDLRRSDPGWERSDSVLPASQGHLPQAGSLERNRNRVGASTKLDSSPVLSPGNKAKPEDHRSRPGRPADFVLLKERTLDEAPRPPKKAMDYSSSSEEVESSEDEEEEGDGEPSEGSRDTPGGRSDGDTDSVSTMVVHDVEEIAGTQPPYGGGTMVVQRTPEEERSLLLADSNGYTNLPDVVQPSHSPTESSQGQSPPAKDGGSDYQSRGLVKAPGKSSFTMFVDLGIYQPGGSGDTIPITALVGGEGGRLDQLQFDVRKGSVVNVNPTNTRAHSETPEIRKYKKRFNSEILCAALWGVNLLVGTENGLMLLDRSGQGKVYGLIGRRRFQQMDVLEGLNLLITISGKRNKLRVYYLSWLRNKILHNDPEVEKKQGWTTVGDMEGCGHYRVVKYERIKFLVIALKNSVEVYAWAPKPYHKFMAFKSFADLPHRPLLVDLTVEEGQRLKVIYGSSAGFHAVDVDSGNSYDIYIPVHIQSQITPHAIIFLPNTDGMEMLLCYEDEGVYVNTYGRIIKDVVLQWGEMPTSVAYICSNQIMGWGEKAIEIRSVETGHLDGVFMHKRAQRLKFLCERNDKVFFASVRSGGSSQVYFMTLNRNCIMNW; encoded by the exons CTGTGAGCTGGTGGAGGTGGTTGGCAATGGAACCTATGGGCAGGTGTACAAG GGTCGGCATGTCAAGACTGGGCAGCTGGCTGCCATTAAGGTCATGGATGTCACAGAG gatgaggaggaagagatcaAACAGGAAATCAACATGTTAAAAAAGTACTCTCACCATCGTAATATTGCCACCTACTACGGGGCCTTTATCAAGAAAAGCCCTCCTGGGAACGATGACCAGCTCTGG CTGGTGATGGAGTTCTGTGGTGCTGGTTCGGTGACTGACCTGGTAAAGAACACCAAAGGGAACGCACTGAAGGAGGATTGCATCGCCTACATCTGCAGGGAAATTCTCAGG GGTCTTGCCCATCTCCATGCCCACAAGGTGATCCACCGAGATATCAAGGGGCAGAATGTGCTGCTGACAGAGAATGCTGAAGTCAAGCTAG TGGATTTTGGGGTGAGTGCTCAGCTGGACCGCACTGTGGGCAGGCGGAACACTTTCATTGGGACCCCATACTGGATGGCCCCAGAAGTCATTGCCTGTGATGAGAACCCTGATGCCACCTATGACTACAGG aGTGACATTTGGTCTCTAGGAATCACAGCCATCGAAATGGCAGAGGGAGCCCCCC CTCTGTGTGACATGCACCCCATGCGGGCTCTCTTCCTTATCCCTCGGAACCCTCCCCCCAGGCTCAAGTCAAAGAAATg GTCGAAGAAGTTCACTGACTTCATCGACACGTGTCTCATCAAGACTTACTTGAGCCGGCCCCCAACTGAACAGTTACTCAAGTTTCCCTTCATCCGAGACCAGCCCACAGAGCGGCAGGTCCGCATCCAGCTCAAGGACCACATTGACCGCTCCCGGAAGAAGCGGGGTGAGAAAG AGGAGACGGAATATGAGTACAGTGGtagtgaagaggaagaggacagcCATGGAGAGGAAGGCGAGCCAAG CTCCATCATGAATGTGCCTGGGGAGTCCACACTCCGCCGAGAATTCCTTCGACTCCAGCAGGAGAATAAGAGCAACTCGGAGGCtctaaagcagcagcagcagcagcagcagctgcagcagcagcagcagcgagaCCCCGAGGCACACATCAAACACCTGCTGCACCAGCGGCAGCGCCGCatagaggagcagaaggaggagcgGCGGCGCGTGGAGGAG CAACAGCGGCGGGAGCGAGAGCAGCGGAAGCTGCAGGAGAAGGAGCAGCAGCGGCGGCTGGAAGACATGCAGGCCCTGCGGCGAGAGGAGGAGAGGCGGCAGGCAGAGCGGGAGCAG GAATACAAGCGGAAGCAGCTGGAGGAGCAGCGGCAGTCCGAGCGGCTCCAGAGACAGCTGCAGCAGGAGCATGCCTACCTCAAgtccctgcagcagcagcagcagcagcagcagctccagaagcagcagcagcagcagcaaatccTGCCTGGGGACAGGAAGCCCCTGTATCATTATGGTCGGGGCATTAATCCTGCTGACAAGCCAGCGTGGGCCCGAGAG GTGGAAGAGAGAGCAAGGCTGAATAAGCAGCAGAACTCTCCCTTGGCCAAGACGAAGCCAAGCAGTACGGGGCCAGAGCCCCCCGTCTCCCAGGCCTCTCCCAGCCCCCCAGGACCTCTTTCCCAAACTCCTCCTATGCAGAGGCCTGTGGAACCTCAGGAAGGACCGCACAAG AGCCTGGTGGCACACCGGGTCCCACTGAAGCCATATGCAGCACCTGTACCCCGATCCCAGTCCCTGCAGGACCAGCCCACTCGAAACCTGgctgccttccctgcctcccaCGACCCTGACCCTGCTGCCGTCCCCACACCCACTGCCACACCCAGTGCCCGAGGAGCCGTCATCCGCCAGAATTCAGACCCCACCTCGGAAGGGCCTGGCCCTAGCCCAAACCCCCCCTCCTGGGTCCGGCCTGATAATGAGGCTCCACCTAAG gttcctCAGAGGACCTCGTCTATTGCCACTGCCCTTAACACCAGTGGGGCCGGAGGGTCCCGGCCAGCTCAGGCTGTCCGTGCCAG ACCTCGCAGCAACTCCGCCTGGCAAATCTATCTGCAGAGGCGGGCAGAGCGGGGCACCCCCAAGCCTCCCGGGCCCCCAGCTCAGCCCCCTGGCCCGCCCAACGCCTCTAG TAACCCTGACCTCAGGAGGAGTGACCCTGGCTGGGAGCGCTCAGACAGTGTCCTCCCGGCCTCTCAGGGACACCTCCCTCAGGCTGGCTCACTGGAGCGAAACCGAAACCGTGTGGGAG cctccaCAAAACTGGACAGCTCCCCAGTGCTCTCCCCTGGGAAcaaagccaagcctgaagaccacCGTTCAAGGCCAGGCCGGCCCGCA GATTTTGTGTTGCTCAAAGAGCGGACCCTGGATGAGGCCCCTAGGCCTCCCAAGAAGGCCATGGACTACTCCTCATCCAGTGAGGAGGTGGAGAGCagtgaagatgaggaggaggaaggcgaTGGGGAGCCATCAGAGGGGAGCAGAGACACTCCTGGGGGCCG CAGTGATGGAGACACGGACAGCGTCAGCACCATGGTGGTTCACGATGTTGAGGAGATAGCCGGGACCCAGCCCCCGTATGGGGGAGGCACCATGGTGGTCCAGCGT ACTCCCGAAGAGGAGCGAAGTCTGCTGCTCGCTGACAGCAATGGCTACACAAACCTGCCAGATGTGGTCCAGCCCAGCCACTCCCCCACTGAGAGCAGCCAAGGTCAAAGCCCTCCCGCAAAGGATGGAGGCAGTGAT TACCAGTCTCGTGGGTTGGTAAAGGCCCCTGGGAAGAGCTCTTTCACCATGTTTGTGGATCTAGGGATCTACCAGCCCGGAGGCAGTGGGGATACCATCCCGATCACAG CCCTAGTAGGTGGAGAGGGTGGTCGTCTTGATCAGCTGCAGTTTGATGTGAGGAAGGGCTCTGTGGTCAACGTCAACCCCACCAACACCCGGGCTCATAGTGAAACTCCTGAGATTCGCAAGTACAAGAAGCGATTCAATTCAGAGATCCTCTGTGCAGCCCTCTGGG GGGTCAACCTCCTGGTGGGCACAGAGAACGGGCTGATGTTGCTGGACCGAAGCGGGCAGGGCAAAGTGTATGGACTCATTGGGCGGCGACGCTTCCAGCAGATGGATGTCCTGGAAGGCCTCAACTTGCTCATCACCATCTCAG GGAAAAGGAACAAACTTCGGGTATATTACCTGTCCTGGCTTCGGAATAAGATTCTGCACAATGACCCAGAGGTGGAGAAGAAGCAAGGGTGGACCACTGTGGGGGACATGGAGGGCTGCGGCCACTATCGTGTTG TGAAATATGAGCGTATTAAGTTCCTGGTCATCGCCCTGAAGAACTCCGTGGAGGTGTATGCCTGGGCTCCCAAACCCTACCACAAATTCATGGCCTTCAAG TCCTTTGCCGACCTCCCTCACCGCCCTCTGCTGGTGGACCTGACCGTAGAGGAGGGCCAGCGGCTCAAGGTCATCTATGGCTCCAGTGCCGGCTTCCATGCTGTGGATGTTGACTCTGGGAACAGCTACGACATCTACATCCCTGTCCAT ATCCAGAGCCAGATCACGCCCCATGCCATCATCTTCCTCCCCAACACTGACGGCATGGAGATGCTGCTGTGCTATGAAGATGAGGGTGTCTACGTCAACACTTATGGGCGGATCATCAAGGATGTGGTGCTGCAGTGGGGAGAGATGCCCACCTCTGTGG CCTACATCTGCTCCAACCAGATAATGGGCTGGGGTGAGAAAGCCATTGAGATCCGCTCAGTGGAGACAGGCCACCTGGATGGGGTCTTCATGCACAAGCGAGCCCAGAGACTCAAGTTCCTGTGTGAGCGGAATGATAAG GTATTTTTTGCCTCAGTCCGCTCTGGGGGAAGCAGCCAAGTTTACTTTATGACTCTGAACCGTAACTGCATCATGAACTGGTGA